The following are encoded together in the Tepidiforma bonchosmolovskayae genome:
- a CDS encoding pyridoxal-phosphate-dependent aminotransferase family protein: MTRPLLGHLDPDFLRVMDGCRAMLREVLQTENEVTLATPGTGTSGMEAAVMNLVEPGDRVVVGICGYFGERIAQMAERAGGEVTRVQSPWGQPVDAAVVEAAVKAAGNVKLLAIVHAETSTGAETPVEPFARIARENGALLLVDCVTSLGGMPVRADAWGADAVYSGTQKCLSAPPGVAPITVSARAWDAVRRRETPCNTWYLDLQLLEAYWDERRTYHHTAPISMVYALHEALSLVLEEGLETRWARHERNGRALQAGLEAMGLTLHAQAGYRLPVLTTVRIPVGVEDTAVRGALLHRYGIEIGGGLGELKGRVWRIGLMGESSTPGNVLLLLNALGKLLREQGFKADIRAGLDAATERLGAG; the protein is encoded by the coding sequence ATGACGCGGCCGCTGCTCGGCCACCTCGACCCGGATTTTCTCCGCGTGATGGACGGCTGCCGGGCGATGCTGCGGGAGGTGCTCCAGACGGAGAACGAGGTCACGCTCGCGACGCCGGGAACCGGCACCAGCGGGATGGAAGCCGCGGTGATGAATCTCGTGGAGCCGGGCGACCGGGTGGTGGTCGGCATCTGCGGGTACTTTGGGGAGCGGATTGCGCAGATGGCCGAGCGGGCCGGCGGCGAGGTCACGAGGGTGCAGTCGCCGTGGGGGCAGCCGGTCGATGCGGCGGTCGTCGAGGCCGCGGTGAAGGCGGCCGGCAACGTGAAGCTGCTCGCCATCGTGCACGCCGAGACATCGACGGGGGCGGAGACGCCGGTGGAGCCGTTCGCACGGATCGCCCGTGAGAACGGCGCCCTGCTGCTGGTGGACTGCGTGACGTCGCTGGGCGGCATGCCGGTGCGGGCCGACGCGTGGGGCGCCGATGCGGTGTATTCGGGGACGCAGAAGTGCCTGAGCGCGCCGCCGGGGGTGGCGCCGATCACGGTATCGGCGCGGGCGTGGGATGCGGTGCGCCGCCGGGAGACGCCGTGCAATACGTGGTACCTCGACCTGCAGCTCCTGGAGGCGTACTGGGACGAGCGGCGGACCTACCATCACACGGCGCCGATTTCGATGGTCTACGCGCTGCACGAGGCGCTGTCGCTGGTGCTCGAGGAGGGGCTGGAGACGCGCTGGGCCCGGCATGAGCGGAACGGGCGGGCGCTGCAGGCGGGGCTTGAGGCGATGGGGCTGACGCTGCACGCCCAGGCGGGCTACCGGCTGCCGGTGCTGACGACGGTCCGCATCCCCGTGGGGGTGGAGGACACGGCGGTGCGGGGTGCGCTGCTCCACCGCTACGGCATTGAGATTGGCGGCGGGCTCGGAGAGCTGAAGGGCCGGGTGTGGCGCATCGGACTGATGGGGGAGAGTTCGACGCCGGGGAACGTGCTCCTGCTGCTCAACGCGCTTGGGAAGCTGCTGCGGGAACAGGGGTTCAAGGCAGACATCCGGGCAGGGCTGGACGCGGCGACGGAGCGGCTCGGGGCGGGCTAG
- a CDS encoding CDP-alcohol phosphatidyltransferase family protein: MTLLPTRLPKGVQDAIGRSVGGLGITPNMISLAGAGGNVAAAVLVARGQLLPAGLVYLLFSALDLVDGAVARATGKASPFGAVFDAVLDRASEAIVLAACAWYFAERGEQWQTAACFAALLGSVSVSYLRARAEVAGVPMREGLFRRQERVAVLGVGLVLGWLTAAMAVLAVLSNLTAIQRAWMLAQALRDERG, encoded by the coding sequence GTGACGCTGCTGCCGACGCGGCTGCCGAAGGGCGTGCAGGATGCGATCGGCCGCTCGGTCGGCGGGCTCGGGATTACCCCGAACATGATTTCGCTCGCGGGCGCCGGGGGGAACGTCGCTGCGGCGGTGCTGGTGGCGCGTGGGCAGCTCCTGCCTGCGGGGCTCGTGTACCTGCTGTTTTCGGCGCTGGACCTGGTTGACGGGGCGGTCGCGCGGGCGACAGGGAAGGCGAGTCCGTTCGGGGCGGTCTTCGATGCGGTGCTCGACCGTGCGAGCGAGGCGATCGTGCTGGCCGCCTGCGCGTGGTACTTCGCGGAGCGCGGCGAGCAGTGGCAGACAGCGGCCTGCTTTGCGGCGCTCCTCGGCAGCGTATCGGTGAGCTACCTGCGGGCGCGGGCCGAGGTGGCAGGCGTACCCATGCGGGAAGGGCTGTTCCGCCGGCAGGAGCGGGTGGCCGTGCTCGGAGTGGGGCTGGTGCTCGGCTGGCTGACGGCGGCGATGGCCGTGCTGGCGGTGCTTTCGAACCTGACGGCGATCCAGCGGGCCTGGATGCTGGCGCAGGCGCTCCGGGACGAGCGCGGCTGA
- a CDS encoding nucleotide sugar dehydrogenase, protein MNVAVVGIGRIGLPLAVTIASRGHRVTGCDIDAAHVERINRAQNPLPDEAGLGELLARTIADGSFRATTDTAAGVADADVVLFAVRVDVDADGRADLSHLLAAVDNVAAALRPGALCIFDTTLPVGTTRRVLAPRLEAGGRKLGVDLHVAFSPERLLMGRVIEDLTKYPKVVGGIDPEGGRLAAEFYRQTFGGEVLLLSSAEAAELSKLAEGAYRDLNIALANELAMVADVHGLDIAEVIRAANSQPYSHIHVPGTGVGGHCIPVYPRFLMQGEGPSALSALGRAVNDAMPGYVVRRLAALLGGLEGRRVVVLGLTFRPDVAVTFHTNAVDLRRELEALGAVVEGHDPLLTPDGVASLGFQRAAEPLRGYDAAIVHSYHRAYAGLDWAQVAPVIVDARNALDRTAVEAAGVRYLGVGRPPTPAGG, encoded by the coding sequence ATGAACGTCGCCGTCGTCGGCATCGGCCGCATCGGCCTCCCGCTCGCCGTCACCATCGCCTCCCGCGGCCACCGCGTCACCGGCTGCGATATCGATGCCGCCCACGTCGAACGGATCAACCGGGCACAAAACCCGCTCCCCGATGAGGCAGGCCTCGGCGAACTCCTCGCCCGGACCATCGCCGATGGCTCATTCCGCGCAACGACCGACACCGCCGCCGGCGTCGCCGACGCCGACGTGGTCCTCTTCGCCGTGCGCGTCGATGTCGACGCCGACGGCCGCGCCGACCTCTCCCACCTGCTCGCCGCCGTCGACAACGTCGCTGCCGCCCTCCGTCCCGGCGCCCTCTGCATCTTCGATACCACCCTCCCGGTCGGAACCACTCGCCGTGTGCTCGCCCCCCGCCTCGAAGCCGGCGGACGGAAGCTCGGCGTTGACCTCCACGTCGCCTTCTCCCCCGAGCGCCTCCTCATGGGCCGCGTGATCGAAGACCTGACCAAGTACCCCAAGGTGGTTGGCGGTATCGACCCCGAAGGCGGCCGGCTCGCCGCTGAGTTTTACCGCCAGACGTTCGGCGGCGAGGTCCTCCTCCTCTCCAGCGCCGAGGCCGCCGAGCTCTCGAAGCTCGCCGAGGGCGCCTACCGCGACCTCAACATCGCCCTCGCCAACGAGCTCGCCATGGTCGCCGATGTCCACGGCCTCGATATCGCCGAGGTCATCCGCGCGGCCAACTCCCAGCCATACTCCCACATCCACGTCCCCGGCACCGGCGTCGGCGGCCACTGCATCCCCGTCTACCCCCGCTTCCTCATGCAGGGCGAAGGCCCCTCCGCCCTCTCAGCGCTCGGCCGCGCCGTTAACGACGCCATGCCAGGCTACGTCGTCCGCCGCCTCGCCGCGCTCCTCGGCGGGCTCGAAGGCCGCCGCGTCGTCGTGCTCGGCCTCACCTTCCGGCCCGATGTTGCCGTCACCTTCCACACCAACGCCGTCGACCTCCGCCGCGAGCTCGAAGCCCTCGGCGCCGTCGTCGAAGGCCACGACCCCCTCCTCACGCCCGATGGCGTCGCCTCGCTCGGCTTTCAGCGCGCCGCCGAACCGCTCCGCGGCTACGATGCCGCCATCGTCCACAGCTACCACAGGGCCTACGCCGGGCTCGACTGGGCGCAGGTCGCCCCCGTCATCGTCGACGCCCGCAACGCCCTCGACCGTACCGCCGTCGAAGCGGCCGGTGTCCGCTACCTCGGCGTTGGCCGTCCGCCGACGCCCGCTGGCGGCTAG
- a CDS encoding Gfo/Idh/MocA family protein, translating into MSRTLRAAVIGLGSMGANHARVLADTPGVELVAVADPDAERVRKAVQGRPIPGFETAAALLAETRPDFVCVVVPTGLHEEVAMAAIEAGAHVLVEKPIAATLDAARRLADAAERAGVLLTVGHIERFNPAVRELKRRLDEGQGGRVLQVRARRVGPFPHRIRDVGVIHDLGPHDIDIMRYLLDDEVERVYAESRSHIATGNEDLFAGMLRFRGGAMGLLDINWLTPTKERSLTVLCERGMFTVDYAAQVLCFYENYAAAAREGVYASVTEGPMTRYPIASREPLRVELEAFRDAILAGGPPPVPASAGIAALAVAEALVRSGETGLPVSLDEVATLP; encoded by the coding sequence GTGAGTCGAACGCTCCGCGCAGCCGTCATCGGGCTCGGGTCCATGGGCGCAAACCATGCCCGCGTCCTCGCCGATACCCCCGGCGTCGAACTCGTCGCCGTCGCCGACCCCGACGCCGAGCGGGTCCGCAAGGCCGTCCAGGGCCGCCCGATTCCCGGCTTCGAAACAGCCGCGGCCCTCCTCGCCGAAACCCGGCCCGATTTCGTCTGCGTCGTCGTCCCCACCGGCCTCCACGAAGAGGTCGCAATGGCCGCCATCGAAGCCGGCGCCCACGTCCTCGTCGAAAAACCGATCGCCGCCACCCTCGATGCCGCGCGCCGACTCGCCGACGCCGCAGAACGCGCCGGGGTCCTCCTCACCGTCGGCCACATCGAGCGCTTCAATCCCGCCGTCCGCGAACTCAAGCGCCGCCTCGACGAAGGCCAGGGCGGCCGCGTCCTCCAGGTCCGCGCCCGCCGCGTTGGCCCCTTCCCCCACCGCATCCGCGACGTCGGCGTCATCCACGACCTCGGCCCGCACGACATCGACATCATGCGCTACCTCCTCGACGACGAGGTCGAGCGCGTCTACGCCGAGTCCCGCTCCCACATCGCTACCGGCAACGAAGACCTCTTCGCCGGCATGCTCCGCTTCCGCGGCGGCGCGATGGGCCTCCTCGATATCAACTGGCTTACCCCGACGAAGGAGCGCTCGCTCACCGTCCTCTGCGAGCGCGGCATGTTCACCGTCGACTACGCCGCCCAGGTGCTCTGCTTCTACGAGAACTACGCCGCCGCCGCCCGCGAAGGCGTCTACGCCTCGGTGACCGAGGGCCCGATGACCCGCTACCCCATCGCCAGCCGCGAGCCGCTCCGCGTCGAACTTGAGGCCTTCCGCGACGCCATCCTCGCCGGCGGGCCGCCCCCGGTGCCCGCCAGCGCCGGCATCGCTGCCCTCGCTGTCGCCGAGGCGCTCGTCCGCTCCGGCGAAACCGGCCTCCCCGTCAGCCTCGATGAGGTCGCCACCCTCCCATGA
- a CDS encoding acyl-CoA dehydrogenase family protein → MDFRDTPEEAAFRAEVRKFIEEEGHKARIRDDDGERAFFGGSKEWTKALAARGWVAPAWPKEYGGAGLSVMQQFIFNWELAEARLPRPGGIAVGFAGPTLIVHGTEEQKKKYLPGILSGEDIWCQGYSEPGAGSDLAALQTRAVRDGDDYIINGQKIWTSGGHLARYMILLARTDPDAPKHRGITYFIVDMKSPGITVRPLVNLAYTHEFNEVFFEDVRVPRENIIGEENRGWYLAQTTLSFERSNIGGSVGARQAVEDLIKFARENATNGQSTLAHNPAIRHELVERYVEAGVAQMMSFKIVSIQAKEGVAPGHEAAVAKLYGTELNQRIYRTGMKVLGLYGQLDARTDGPKPPLRGRIKYMYLRSVANTIEGGTSEIQRNIIATRGLGLPRG, encoded by the coding sequence ATGGACTTCCGAGACACCCCGGAAGAGGCCGCGTTCCGCGCCGAAGTTCGCAAGTTTATCGAAGAAGAGGGCCACAAGGCCCGCATCCGTGACGACGACGGCGAACGCGCCTTCTTCGGCGGCAGCAAAGAGTGGACGAAGGCCCTCGCCGCCCGCGGCTGGGTCGCACCCGCCTGGCCGAAGGAGTACGGCGGCGCCGGCCTCTCCGTCATGCAGCAGTTCATCTTCAACTGGGAGCTCGCCGAGGCCCGCCTCCCGCGCCCCGGCGGCATCGCCGTCGGCTTCGCTGGCCCCACCCTCATCGTCCACGGCACCGAAGAGCAAAAGAAGAAGTACCTCCCCGGGATCCTCAGCGGCGAAGACATCTGGTGCCAGGGCTACTCCGAACCCGGCGCCGGCTCAGACCTCGCCGCCCTCCAGACCCGCGCCGTCCGCGACGGTGACGACTACATCATCAACGGCCAGAAGATTTGGACCTCCGGCGGCCACCTCGCCAGGTACATGATCCTCCTCGCACGCACCGACCCCGATGCCCCCAAGCACCGCGGTATCACCTACTTCATCGTCGATATGAAGAGCCCGGGCATCACCGTTCGCCCGCTCGTCAACCTCGCCTACACCCACGAGTTCAACGAAGTCTTCTTCGAGGACGTCCGCGTTCCCCGCGAGAACATCATCGGCGAGGAGAACCGCGGCTGGTACCTCGCCCAGACCACCCTCTCCTTCGAGCGCTCCAACATCGGCGGGTCGGTCGGCGCCCGCCAGGCCGTCGAAGACCTCATCAAGTTCGCCCGCGAAAATGCCACGAACGGGCAGAGCACCCTCGCGCATAACCCGGCCATCCGCCACGAGCTCGTCGAGCGCTACGTCGAGGCCGGCGTCGCCCAGATGATGAGCTTCAAGATCGTCTCCATCCAGGCGAAGGAAGGCGTCGCCCCCGGCCACGAAGCCGCCGTCGCCAAGCTCTACGGCACCGAGCTGAACCAGCGCATCTACCGCACCGGCATGAAGGTCCTGGGCCTCTACGGCCAGCTCGATGCCAGGACCGACGGCCCGAAGCCCCCGCTGCGCGGCCGCATCAAGTACATGTACCTCCGCTCCGTCGCCAACACCATCGAAGGCGGAACCAGCGAAATCCAGCGGAACATCATCGCGACCCGCGGCCTCGGCCTCCCGCGCGGCTGA
- a CDS encoding DinB family protein, giving the protein MVSALVETDAARFARVAGLAVATFRRLSQAALERPAANGWPLKVHIVHLADWNLAAAARLEGAHPADALGVPRRLWLAGEEERINRLLANLARDLPPSECIRRYAASSSRLTVALAIQGMISVAGKQPLPLGPRHLPPAPDLAGFGAAHLAAHLADMTRAPDDRRAALHPGAWRRPSASA; this is encoded by the coding sequence ATGGTATCCGCACTGGTCGAGACCGATGCAGCGCGCTTTGCCCGCGTCGCCGGGCTCGCCGTTGCAACCTTCCGCCGGCTTTCTCAAGCGGCCCTCGAACGCCCGGCCGCCAACGGCTGGCCCCTGAAGGTTCACATCGTCCATCTCGCCGATTGGAACCTGGCCGCCGCCGCCCGTCTCGAAGGCGCGCATCCTGCCGATGCGCTTGGCGTTCCCCGCCGCCTCTGGCTCGCCGGCGAGGAGGAGCGGATCAACCGCCTCCTTGCCAACCTCGCGCGAGACCTCCCACCCTCGGAGTGCATCCGCCGCTACGCAGCGAGTTCCTCCCGGCTGACCGTCGCACTCGCAATTCAGGGGATGATCTCCGTCGCCGGCAAACAACCGCTGCCCCTCGGACCCCGCCACCTGCCACCGGCGCCGGACCTCGCCGGTTTCGGCGCTGCCCACCTGGCTGCCCACCTCGCCGACATGACGCGCGCACCAGATGACCGCCGTGCAGCCCTGCATCCCGGCGCCTGGAGGCGTCCCTCAGCTTCCGCCTGA
- a CDS encoding glycosyltransferase family 4 protein yields the protein MKIALVSPYDWCVEGGVKTHIRHLAASFRAWGHEVVIFAPASDAERVRDEVHVMGRPFSMRVSGSVARITFAWKSPEVKRVLQEHRFDVVHLHEPLMPLLPYHFLRYSQAVTVGTFHAAKDGGNRFYGYTTPLTRRWFRKIEGKIAVSPAAAKLVSRYFPGYFNIIPNGIDYEHFAGPAEPFPEFMDGRKNILFVGRPEKRKGLKYLLKAYLRIRQQEPNTRLIVVGAGDFSRYERVMAPFPDVVFRPNVPYADLPRYHKSSTVFCAPNTGNESQGYVLLEALAAGDAVVASNIEGFAGVMTNEVEGLLVRPKDPDAIAEAVVRLLRNPTLRETFGARGRELARHYSWDNVAHRVMSYYERLLYERQQVAETRARRAALAGSGR from the coding sequence GTGAAAATCGCGCTTGTCAGCCCGTATGACTGGTGCGTCGAGGGCGGGGTGAAGACGCATATCCGCCACCTTGCGGCGTCGTTCCGGGCATGGGGCCACGAGGTGGTGATCTTCGCGCCGGCGTCGGACGCGGAGCGGGTGAGGGACGAGGTTCACGTGATGGGGCGGCCGTTTTCGATGCGGGTGAGCGGGTCGGTTGCGCGGATCACATTCGCGTGGAAGTCGCCGGAGGTGAAACGGGTGCTGCAGGAGCACCGTTTCGATGTGGTCCACCTGCACGAGCCGCTGATGCCGCTGCTGCCGTACCACTTCCTGCGATATTCACAGGCGGTGACGGTGGGGACGTTCCATGCAGCCAAGGACGGCGGGAACCGATTCTACGGGTACACTACGCCGCTCACGCGGCGATGGTTCCGGAAAATCGAGGGGAAGATCGCGGTTTCGCCGGCGGCGGCGAAGCTGGTAAGCCGGTACTTCCCGGGGTACTTCAACATCATCCCGAACGGGATCGATTACGAGCACTTCGCCGGGCCGGCGGAACCGTTCCCGGAGTTTATGGACGGCCGGAAGAACATCCTGTTCGTGGGACGGCCGGAAAAGCGGAAGGGGCTCAAGTACCTGCTGAAGGCGTACCTGCGCATCCGGCAGCAGGAGCCGAACACGCGATTGATTGTGGTTGGCGCGGGCGATTTTTCGCGGTACGAGCGGGTCATGGCGCCATTCCCGGACGTGGTGTTCCGTCCGAACGTGCCGTACGCGGACCTGCCCCGCTACCACAAGAGCTCGACGGTCTTTTGCGCGCCGAACACGGGGAACGAGAGCCAGGGGTATGTGCTGCTGGAGGCGCTGGCGGCCGGCGACGCGGTGGTGGCGAGCAATATCGAGGGGTTCGCCGGGGTGATGACGAACGAGGTCGAGGGGCTGCTGGTGCGCCCGAAAGACCCGGATGCCATCGCGGAGGCGGTGGTCCGGCTGCTGCGGAACCCGACGCTGCGGGAGACGTTCGGCGCACGGGGCCGGGAGCTGGCCCGGCACTACAGCTGGGACAACGTCGCGCACCGGGTGATGTCGTACTACGAACGGCTGCTCTACGAGCGGCAGCAGGTAGCGGAGACGCGGGCGCGGCGGGCTGCGCTGGCCGGGTCGGGCCGCTGA
- the prfB gene encoding peptide chain release factor 2 (programmed frameshift) encodes MNELQARARELSDRISDLLVRLDLARDEARVAELEQQTLAPGFWDDAATARKVMQELAARRERVETWRGLERRAREAGELLEMAAAEDDEQTAEEVRKELDAIEDELRRLEFQLQLSGPYDMRNAILAVHAGAGGTDSQDWAEMLLRMYLRWAERKGFETEILDLTEGEEAGIKSATVEVRGPYAYGYLKSERGVHRLVRLSPFNSAATRQTSFAKVEVMPEVDEVGEIEIDPDDLKIDVFRSSGAGGQNVQKNSTAVRITHIPTGIVVTCQNERSQAQNKESAMKVLEARLLELELNRQEEEKARLKGEHVDVSFGSQVRNYVLHPYKLVKDLRTGYETTDTTAVLDGEIDPFIEAYLRAQVGQEES; translated from the exons ATGAACGAACTGCAGGCGCGCGCGCGCGAGCTTTCGGACCGGATCTCTGACCTCCTGGTGCGTCTT GACCTCGCCAGGGATGAAGCTCGCGTAGCAGAACTCGAACAGCAGACCCTCGCACCCGGCTTTTGGGACGATGCAGCGACTGCGCGGAAGGTGATGCAGGAGCTGGCCGCCCGGCGTGAGCGCGTCGAAACGTGGCGCGGGCTGGAGCGGCGCGCCCGCGAGGCGGGTGAGCTGCTCGAGATGGCGGCAGCGGAGGACGACGAGCAGACGGCCGAGGAGGTGCGGAAGGAGCTCGACGCCATCGAGGACGAGCTGCGGCGGCTCGAGTTCCAGCTGCAGCTCTCGGGGCCGTACGACATGCGGAACGCCATCCTGGCGGTACACGCCGGCGCCGGCGGGACAGATTCGCAGGACTGGGCCGAGATGCTGCTGCGGATGTACCTGCGCTGGGCCGAGCGGAAGGGGTTCGAGACCGAGATTCTCGACCTGACCGAGGGCGAGGAGGCGGGCATCAAGAGCGCGACGGTGGAGGTACGCGGGCCGTACGCCTACGGGTACCTCAAGAGCGAGCGCGGGGTCCACCGGCTGGTGCGGCTTTCGCCGTTCAACTCAGCGGCGACGCGGCAGACCAGCTTTGCGAAGGTGGAGGTGATGCCGGAGGTGGACGAGGTCGGCGAGATCGAGATCGACCCCGACGACCTGAAGATCGACGTGTTCCGCTCGAGCGGGGCCGGCGGCCAGAACGTGCAGAAGAACTCGACGGCGGTACGCATCACGCATATCCCGACGGGGATTGTGGTGACGTGCCAGAACGAGCGGTCGCAGGCGCAGAACAAGGAGAGCGCCATGAAGGTGCTCGAGGCACGGCTGCTGGAGCTGGAGCTGAACCGGCAAGAAGAAGAAAAGGCGCGGCTGAAGGGCGAGCACGTTGACGTTTCGTTCGGGAGCCAGGTCCGCAATTACGTGCTCCACCCGTATAAGCTGGTGAAGGACCTGCGGACGGGGTACGAAACGACGGACACGACAGCCGTTCTCGATGGCGAAATCGACCCGTTCATCGAGGCGTATCTGCGGGCGCAGGTCGGGCAGGAGGAGTCATGA
- a CDS encoding PHP domain-containing protein, which produces MGKADLHLHTRVSDGFATVEELLEWVEHATDLDVIAVTDHEDVRGGLRARELAARRSYRFDVIPGAEITTLQGHVLALFVERDLPSFRGVESTLAMIHDAGGIAIAPHPLSWLTRSVGRRTLDSLRERAEAGVQFDAIELANPSPAGVRTGAKAARLNAELWRLPATGSSDAHHLEHVGSGWTEFPGRTAAELRQAIADGTTRAAMRHPSAVPAGRLALGLAWGYTATPRKVVRMLGGRR; this is translated from the coding sequence GTGGGGAAGGCTGACCTCCACCTCCACACGCGCGTGAGCGACGGCTTCGCGACGGTCGAGGAGCTGCTCGAGTGGGTGGAGCATGCCACGGACCTCGACGTCATCGCGGTGACGGACCACGAGGACGTCCGCGGCGGCCTGCGGGCGCGCGAGCTGGCCGCCCGGCGGAGTTACCGATTCGACGTCATCCCGGGTGCGGAGATTACGACGCTGCAGGGGCACGTGCTGGCGCTCTTCGTGGAGCGGGACCTGCCGAGCTTCCGGGGGGTAGAATCGACGCTCGCGATGATCCATGACGCCGGCGGCATCGCCATCGCGCCGCACCCGCTGAGCTGGCTGACGCGGTCGGTCGGCCGGCGGACGCTCGACAGCCTCCGGGAGCGGGCTGAGGCGGGCGTGCAGTTCGATGCCATCGAGCTGGCGAACCCGAGCCCGGCGGGCGTGCGGACGGGAGCGAAGGCTGCACGGCTGAATGCGGAGCTGTGGCGTTTGCCGGCGACGGGGAGTTCGGATGCGCACCACCTCGAGCATGTGGGCAGCGGCTGGACTGAGTTCCCGGGCCGGACGGCGGCCGAGCTGCGGCAGGCGATCGCCGACGGGACAACGCGGGCGGCAATGCGCCACCCGTCAGCGGTGCCGGCGGGCCGACTGGCGCTCGGGCTGGCGTGGGGCTATACGGCAACTCCGCGCAAGGTGGTGCGGATGCTGGGAGGCCGACGGTGA
- a CDS encoding peptidase MA family metallohydrolase, with protein sequence MRRGALAAAAALLVLAAAGLPPRGAAASAVIESMTVENGYPRTLTFRVTARADVDITDATLSYAIKGRGTLALGKPDSLTPGRTVTAEVVLQVNSGQSYIPVGSEFTYSWEIRTADGQVTRSEERQFLYLPPDRQWKSVANDFMVVYYHGDRETLAKAYLDAGSDTYQRIGRELYGTELTTLPVKVILFANEAEMDPARPGTGGRFDAAVTTCGTKVTNDILLMIPVQCGSTDRTDTLRHELGHILNDIAGQGTLAKLPAWLDEGAAVYAQSSPGDYEGAFRAAVRADRLIPFNQMVVPTSNPQLVGVFYGQAYFMVKFLVDREGPGKFAELMRTMKSGVRYDQAIQRVYGLTMQQFEDAFRAAYGLAPRSAPTAAPTAAPTQRPQQAQPTPAPTKAPAQAGGSAGGDSGVDRGLLIILGLAVLLALAAVFSWLVAMLLANNRERGAGGGPSAPGSGGS encoded by the coding sequence ATGAGGCGCGGGGCGCTTGCTGCGGCAGCGGCGCTGCTCGTGCTGGCGGCCGCCGGGCTGCCGCCGCGGGGTGCGGCTGCGTCTGCGGTGATCGAATCGATGACGGTGGAAAACGGCTATCCGCGGACGCTGACCTTCCGGGTGACGGCGCGGGCGGACGTTGACATCACCGACGCAACCCTGTCGTACGCGATCAAGGGCAGGGGGACGCTGGCGCTGGGTAAGCCGGACAGTCTTACGCCCGGGCGGACGGTGACCGCCGAGGTGGTGCTCCAGGTGAACTCGGGCCAGAGCTACATCCCCGTCGGCTCGGAGTTCACCTATTCGTGGGAGATTCGAACGGCGGACGGCCAGGTGACACGGAGCGAGGAGCGGCAGTTCCTCTACCTGCCGCCGGACCGCCAGTGGAAGTCGGTGGCGAACGACTTCATGGTGGTGTACTACCACGGGGACCGGGAGACGCTGGCGAAGGCGTACCTCGACGCCGGGTCGGACACGTACCAGCGCATCGGCCGGGAGCTGTACGGGACCGAGCTGACGACGCTCCCGGTGAAGGTCATCCTGTTCGCGAACGAGGCAGAGATGGACCCGGCGCGGCCGGGCACGGGCGGGCGGTTCGATGCAGCTGTGACCACCTGCGGCACCAAGGTGACGAACGACATCCTGCTGATGATCCCGGTGCAGTGCGGTTCGACCGACCGGACGGACACGCTGCGGCACGAGCTGGGGCACATCCTGAACGACATCGCGGGGCAGGGTACGCTGGCGAAACTGCCGGCGTGGCTGGACGAGGGCGCGGCAGTCTACGCGCAGTCGTCGCCGGGGGATTACGAAGGCGCATTCCGGGCGGCGGTGCGGGCGGACCGGCTGATTCCGTTCAACCAGATGGTGGTGCCGACCAGCAATCCGCAGCTCGTTGGGGTGTTTTACGGGCAGGCGTATTTCATGGTGAAGTTCCTGGTTGACCGCGAGGGTCCCGGGAAGTTCGCTGAGCTGATGCGGACGATGAAGAGCGGAGTCCGCTACGACCAGGCGATTCAGCGGGTGTACGGGCTGACGATGCAGCAGTTTGAGGACGCGTTCCGCGCGGCGTACGGCCTGGCGCCGCGCTCGGCGCCGACCGCGGCGCCTACGGCAGCGCCGACGCAGCGCCCGCAGCAGGCGCAGCCGACTCCGGCCCCGACGAAGGCGCCTGCCCAGGCGGGCGGGAGCGCGGGCGGGGACTCCGGGGTCGACCGCGGGCTGCTGATCATCCTGGGGCTGGCGGTGCTCCTGGCCCTTGCGGCGGTCTTCAGCTGGCTGGTGGCGATGCTGCTGGCGAACAACCGCGAGCGGGGCGCCGGCGGCGGGCCAAGCGCGCCGGGCTCAGGCGGAAGCTGA